A region of the Acidobacteriota bacterium genome:
AGCGGGAGGTTGCGGCGATCGCGGAAACGGCGAACGACGAGAGCCGCTCAGCCGGCGAACGCGCCGTGGCCGCGCGGCTGCTCGCGCAGAGACAGGGGCTTGTCGAGGACGTCGAACGTCGCTGGCTCAAGATGGAAGAGCAGGCCGAGAAGAACCGAATCCCCCGGGCGTGGCTCGATCCCCGGCCGACACTCTCGACGAAAACTCCTGAGTAAAGAGCGCCGGCATGCCGCCGGTGTGCAGGAACACCACCGTCTCGCCGGCCGGCAGCGAACCGTCTCGCACGTGCGCGATGAGCGCCGCCATGCCCTTCGCCGTGTAACAGGGATCCAGCAGGATCGCCTCTGACCGGGCCAGCAGGTCGATCGCCTCGAGCCCGCCGCTCGTCGGGATGCCGTAGCCGTCGCCAATGAACGCCTGATCGGTGGTGAGCTCCGACAGCTCGAGGCGCTCGGGCAGCTCAAGCGTGGCGGCGGCCTCGTTGGCAATGCGCTTTGCGCGTTCAATCTTTTCCGGCTCGCCGGCGCTGACGGCGACGCCGTAGACGCGGTACGGTGCCTCACAAAGCCGCGCGCCGAGGGTCAGCCCGGCCTGCGTACCGCGCGATCCGCTCGCGTAGTACAAGCGCGACGGCGCGACCGCCATGGCCGCGAGCTGCTCCACCAGTTCCGCGGTGCCGCCGACGTACCCCAACACGCCAATGCCGCTCGACCCGCCGACCGGGATCACGTACGGCCGGCGTCCGTGCGACTCTTCCTCGGCCACGACCTCGGCAACGACGGCCTCGTCCTGGCCGACCGCCAGCATGGGATCGACCGACGGGACCAGGCGAACGGTGGCGCCGTACAGATGGTCGAGCAACAGGTTGCCCTCGAGTGCCGGCACCGGTGTGGCGTCCGGCTTTCTTGTCTCGCCGAAGCCGTCCTGTGGCGAAGGCGGAAGCCGGACCTTCGCCTCGTCCATCCGCGTCGTGAGCACCAGCACAGAGCGCATGCCGGCCACGCACGCCGCCGCGGCGGTCATGCGCGCATGGTTCGATTGCACCGCGCCGGTCGTAATCAGCGTCGTCGCGCCCTGGGCCTGCGCATCGGCGACCAGGTACTCGAGCTTGCGCGCCTTGTTGCCGCCGAGGCCGAGCGCCGTCAGGTCGTCGCGCTTGATCAGGATGCGCGGGCAGCGTCCTGGCCCGCCGAGCGCCTCGCGCAGCCGGATGGCGTCGTGGATGGGCGTCGGCAGTTGCGCCAGTGGCAGCCGCGGCTGCCGGGCCAGGGCCGATTGAACACGCCGGACGGCACTCGAGGGCATGACAGGCTACGGCCGCCTGGCCGTCGCGGCGGCGGCGCACCCGGCCGGCAGCGGTGTCCCTATCGCCCTCGCGACCTCGCACCGCACGTACGACACGCGCGCCGGGGTAAACGCCCGCATCGTCTCGCCATCAGCTGCGTGCTCGGCGTTGGTGTACGGCTTCTTGGGATCTTCCTGCATCGCGGCGGCGATCATCGCGAGCTGCCGTTCCATCTCGGCCTGCATCCAGTCGCTGGCCGACTCCGCCGCTTCGAGCAGGGTCTCGTAATACTGGCGGCTGAACGACGATACCTGCAGCGTGTTGCGGGTCAGGACGTTGTCGCCGAGCCGCGTGGCGATCTGGAAGTCGGGCGTCAGGAAGGCGTTGTCTTCGTCCCACGCGATGAACACGTGCGTGTCGCTGTTCTCGAGGCGGTAGAAGTAGAAGTTGTTCATCCCGTCGTAGCCGTTGAAACCGTCGTTCTGGGCAATGAAGTTCTGCATCGCGATGTAGCGGACGAAGGCCGCCAGGTCGAGCTTCGGTCCGACGGTCGCTTCGAAGCTGGCCGCGGCGGTGGTGTTGACCAGCCGCACCAGCTCCTCGATCGGCCCCCAGATGGTCGCGTCGCTCTTGCTCTCGTTGGTCTTGATGTCGAAGCGCGCCTGGTAGGGCTCGAGCGCCGCCCCCTGGTACTCGAAGCGCCACGGGCTGCCGAGCACGTAGTTGTACTCGAACAGGTAGCCGTCGTTCTGGACGTCGTCGCCGATGCTGCCGAAGACGCGCCCCAACATGGTCTTGTCCACCGACTCGACCAGCGCATACAGGCCGGCATAGGCGCCGTTGACGTAGAGGCGGGTGTGCGTTTCGCGCGGCGCGGGAATGCCCATGCGGCTGAAGAACCGCATGGCCACGGTCTCGCGGACGCCCGACTTGTCCTGGACCAGGTTGTCGAGCACGAACGACTTCAGCCCGAGAAAGGTCTGGTTGGTGGCGTAGCGATCGAAGTCAACGCGCAAGCCGGGCTTGGTGCCGCTGCGTGAGCCGAGACCGCGCGAGCGGATGCCGACGTTGCGGACGGTCTGGCCACTCCAGGTCACGTCGGCCGGGTAGTAGGTGTTCTCCTGGAAGGCCGCCTTCAGCTTCTCCCAGTCGGCGGAGTTCATCCACAGCTCGACGCGCTGGAGGACGTCGGGATTGAACAGGTCGTCGGAGGTCTGCGCCGCGGCGCTGTCGCTCGCGCAGACCACGAGCAACGCTGCGACGAGGCACCGTCGAATCATCGTCATCGCGCCATCCTCCGTCGATCAGAAGACAACTTGCAACCTCAGGACGCCCGACCAGTAGGACGCCACGCCCGGCTCCGGCGCTCGCGAGACATCGTCAAAGGTCTCGTGGACGGCGTTGGTGACCACGCGGACCCAGCGAATGGGCATCCAGCTGACGCCGAAGGTCCACACCTGGTCGGAGTTGGGAACCTGGTGGTCGGCGCGCGGGTTGGTGAACGGCCGGTCCTCTTTGCTGGCGCTGCTCAGTTCGAGGGCATCGAACCGCACGCCGAGTTCAACGGCGCCGATGCCGCCTTGAAACAGCGGCCGGCGCGGGTTGATGTTGTCGTCCTTGTCCTCGCCGGTCACGAACCAGGTGCCACTCACGTACCAACCCGTGGTGAGGAAGTCTGACAGGTCCTCGTTGCGGTTGCTCTGGCCCAGCCGTTGTTCGCGCGCCTGCATCCACTCGGCCTTGAGGCCGGTCGGCCCCGGCGTCCAGTCGAACTGCACGCCCATGCGCTGGCGCCGGCCCTTGACGTAGACCCGATCGAAGAAATCGTCGCCCCACACCGCCTCGCCCTTCAGGCTGTTGAGCCCTTCGGGCACGTAAGCGTTGGTGTAGGCGAAACCGAAGTTTGCGCCCCTGATGCGGCCGGGAACGGGAAATGGGCGTAACAGGTCGGCCGTGATGCGGCCGGCGAAGGATGGGCCCACGCCCTCCAGGTCTTCGCCCTCGACGGCAAACCGCTCCTGTTCCAGTTCGGCATTGTCGCCGTCATCGTCGAAGACGCCGGCCTCGTAGGCGATCCGGCCGACTTCGCCGTAGATCATCACGCCGCGCTCGCGGCCAGGGGTAATGGTCGTTGACGCCAGGCTGCGGTAGGCAAAGTCGGTTTCGGTCGGACCGGTGTTCTGCTCGAGGCCAAACGGCATCTTGAAGCGCCCGGCCTTGACCCGCACGGCATCGAACGTCTTCCAGGCGAGGTAGACATCTTTCCACTCGCCAAACTGGGCCTCGCGATCGATCTCACGCTCGACTTCGTAGCTGAAGTGCCTGGTCAGGTCGCCCTGGACGCCGATGCGCGCCGTCCGGAAGTCGTAGGTTTCCTGATCGATGTCGGGATCGAATTGCCGCCAGTCCAACTGCAGCCGCCCACGGACGCCGAGGGTCACGTCCTCGCCGAACACGATGGTCGGGCGGTCGTCCTCCCAGACCAGCCCGCGCTTGCCCGGGCTCGCCTGGCGGGCGGCGGGCTGGTCCTGCGCCGCGGCGGCGGCCGACCCGGCCGCCACGAGCAGGGCCGTCAACAAGATCGTCCTCATACGTTACGGTCTCCGGGAAGATGCGCCGCGGCCGCACCGGCTCGCGCGCTCAACGCTTGATACGCCATGTTCAGTTGCTTGACCAGCGCCGGCTGGTGAATAACCACTGAGACCTCGCGGCGGAAGTCGAGGCTTAATGTCGACAGCGCCGTGCTGCCCAGGACGGCACGCTGTTCGTCGATGATCATCATCTTGCCGTGCGGCTCGATCGCGCCCATGGGCTGCTTGCCAATCACCGAGACAGTGATGCCTTCGTTGCGGCGTTCGCGCAGTAACCCGACCAGGTCGGGATCCGACAGCTTGTGGTCGAGAATGCGGATGCTGTGACGGGCGCCGGCAATCAGCGCGCGCATCTCGGCCCGCGACCGCTCGGGCCCGATGATCAGGCGGCGGCTGATCGGCCGCCGTGACGGCAGCGGCGCGCCGGTCGTGTCGGCGCGAAACAGCGCCAGCAGTCCGCGCACCACCGAGGCATCCTCGGTCACGAGCACCGCATCCCAGGTCCGCGAGAAGCACTTCCGGGTCGGGTTGAGCGTCGTGACGATCGCCGTAGCCTCGTCGGCGACCACGTACTTGGCGTGGTACTTCACCACCGGGTCGCCGTAGCGGGTGACGATCGCGCCCATTTCTTCGAGGGCGCCCCACAGTTTCTTGAGCCGTTTCTTGCCGCCCTTGGCGCGCTTGGTCAGGATTGCCTCGACTTCGCAGCCGCGCTCGAGGGCGCCGGCCAGCGCGTCGAGCACGGTGAAGTCGTCGCAGCGGAACAACGACAGCACCAGCCGCCGCCTGGCGCCGGCGATCACGCGCAGCAACGCCGCCTTGCGTTCGGCCGGGTCGAGAATCAGCGTTTCCTTGCCGGTGACGGCCGCCTTGCGGACCGGTGCGCGCGCCTTACGCGCGCTTGGG
Encoded here:
- a CDS encoding D-cysteine desulfhydrase family protein, with product MPSSAVRRVQSALARQPRLPLAQLPTPIHDAIRLREALGGPGRCPRILIKRDDLTALGLGGNKARKLEYLVADAQAQGATTLITTGAVQSNHARMTAAAACVAGMRSVLVLTTRMDEAKVRLPPSPQDGFGETRKPDATPVPALEGNLLLDHLYGATVRLVPSVDPMLAVGQDEAVVAEVVAEEESHGRRPYVIPVGGSSGIGVLGYVGGTAELVEQLAAMAVAPSRLYYASGSRGTQAGLTLGARLCEAPYRVYGVAVSAGEPEKIERAKRIANEAAATLELPERLELSELTTDQAFIGDGYGIPTSGGLEAIDLLARSEAILLDPCYTAKGMAALIAHVRDGSLPAGETVVFLHTGGMPALFTQEFSSRVSAGDRATPGGFGSSRPALPS
- a CDS encoding CotH kinase family protein; amino-acid sequence: MTMIRRCLVAALLVVCASDSAAAQTSDDLFNPDVLQRVELWMNSADWEKLKAAFQENTYYPADVTWSGQTVRNVGIRSRGLGSRSGTKPGLRVDFDRYATNQTFLGLKSFVLDNLVQDKSGVRETVAMRFFSRMGIPAPRETHTRLYVNGAYAGLYALVESVDKTMLGRVFGSIGDDVQNDGYLFEYNYVLGSPWRFEYQGAALEPYQARFDIKTNESKSDATIWGPIEELVRLVNTTAAASFEATVGPKLDLAAFVRYIAMQNFIAQNDGFNGYDGMNNFYFYRLENSDTHVFIAWDEDNAFLTPDFQIATRLGDNVLTRNTLQVSSFSRQYYETLLEAAESASDWMQAEMERQLAMIAAAMQEDPKKPYTNAEHAADGETMRAFTPARVSYVRCEVARAIGTPLPAGCAAAATARRP
- a CDS encoding porin, whose product is MRTILLTALLVAAGSAAAAAQDQPAARQASPGKRGLVWEDDRPTIVFGEDVTLGVRGRLQLDWRQFDPDIDQETYDFRTARIGVQGDLTRHFSYEVEREIDREAQFGEWKDVYLAWKTFDAVRVKAGRFKMPFGLEQNTGPTETDFAYRSLASTTITPGRERGVMIYGEVGRIAYEAGVFDDDGDNAELEQERFAVEGEDLEGVGPSFAGRITADLLRPFPVPGRIRGANFGFAYTNAYVPEGLNSLKGEAVWGDDFFDRVYVKGRRQRMGVQFDWTPGPTGLKAEWMQAREQRLGQSNRNEDLSDFLTTGWYVSGTWFVTGEDKDDNINPRRPLFQGGIGAVELGVRFDALELSSASKEDRPFTNPRADHQVPNSDQVWTFGVSWMPIRWVRVVTNAVHETFDDVSRAPEPGVASYWSGVLRLQVVF
- a CDS encoding phospholipase D-like domain-containing protein encodes the protein MSPGRLPSARKARAPVRKAAVTGKETLILDPAERKAALLRVIAGARRRLVLSLFRCDDFTVLDALAGALERGCEVEAILTKRAKGGKKRLKKLWGALEEMGAIVTRYGDPVVKYHAKYVVADEATAIVTTLNPTRKCFSRTWDAVLVTEDASVVRGLLALFRADTTGAPLPSRRPISRRLIIGPERSRAEMRALIAGARHSIRILDHKLSDPDLVGLLRERRNEGITVSVIGKQPMGAIEPHGKMMIIDEQRAVLGSTALSTLSLDFRREVSVVIHQPALVKQLNMAYQALSARAGAAAAHLPGDRNV